The following nucleotide sequence is from Terriglobales bacterium.
CATCCGTAGGAGATGGACTGGAACTCGCAATAGCGTAGTGAAAATCTGGTACAGGCGGAGAAACGATAGATGAAGCCGAAGATGCTTTTGTCGTGCTCTGTAGTGAGTGTGTTTGTCTCGGTCTTGTCCAGCGTGGGTTACGCTCAGGGCCAGACTCCCCGGCAGCCAGCTTCCTTCGCTCCCGACAAAATGGATAACGTCCTTTATGGCGTCGCCTACTACCCCGAGTACATGCCGTACGACCGGCTCGATACGGATGTCGAGCTCATGCGCAAGGCTGGCATCTCCATCGTCCGCGTTGGCGAATCCACCTGGAGCAGTTGGGAGCCGCGCGACGGCGATTTTCAGTTTGCGTGGATGCAGCGCGTTCTCGATCGTCTGCACCAGGCCGGCATTAAGGCCATTTTGGGAACGCCGACTTATTCGATTCCTACCTGGCTCTACAAAGAGCATCCTGAGATCGCGGTAACGCACGAGACTGGATCTGCTCCGCCGCTGCGCGATCCTTACTATCCGACGTATCCACCTTCTGGGCCTCCGGGATGGTATGGGCCGCGCCAGAATTATGATTTTCTCAATCCCTACTTCCGCGAGAAAGCGGAGAGAGTCATCCGGCAGATTGTCAGCCACTTCAAAGATCATCCGGCGGTGATTGGATATCAGATCGACAACGAGACCTTCCCCACCGGCATTCCAACGCCGTACATGAATGCCGCATTCCTCGATCGGCTGAAGCGCAAGTACAAAACGCCGGAGACGATCAACAAAATCTGGGGCCTGGTGTACTGGGGACAGCTCGTCGACTCGTGGGAAGATCTTCCGCCCCGAAACGGGATTCTCAATCCGGGATACAAGCTCGAGTGGGAGGACTTCCAGCACGACGTTGTCACCGACTATCTCGCCTGGCAGGCGAAGATCGTGAACGAGTACAAGCGTTCCGATCAGTTCATCACGCAGGACTTCAGCGGTGGAGTGCACACGAACCTCGATCAGTGGGCGATCGCGCGCAATCTCGACATTGTCGCGGAGAATCCGTACTTCGAAACGCAGGCGCGCCTCAATGGCCGTGCAATCTGGATGGCCGGCGATCTCGGTCGCTCGCTGAAGCACACAAATTATCTCGTCACTGAAACCAACGCGCAGACCATCGGATGGGATTCGCGCGCGCAATATCCGCAGTATCCAGGACAGCTACGCCTGGTTGTGTACACGCACCTGGCTGCCGGAGCGAACATGGTCGAGTACTGGCACTGGCACTCGCTTCATTACGGGCAGGAGACTTACTGGAAGGGCGTGCTCTCGCACGATCTTGAGCCAAACCGAACGTATCGCGAGGTAAGCGAGGTTGCCGGCGAACTCAAGCGGGTCGGCCCGCAACTCGTCGATCTGAAGAAAGACAACAAAGTCGGAATCTTCCTCAGCGTCGATTCGGCGAATGCGCTCAGCTACATGCCTGTGGGCGATCACGTCGATTACATGACCGTGCTGCGCCAGATGTACAACGCGCTCTACGATCTGAATATCGAGCCCGACTTTGTACAGGCAGGCGATCCCAATCTGGGACGTTACAGAGTACTGCTTGTTCCACCGCTATACAGCGCGTCCGACGAAATTCTTCAGCAGCTTGTGAAGTACGTCCAAGACGGCGGACAGGTCATTATGTCCTTCAAAAGCGGTTTCACGAATCAGTATTCCACCGTGCGCGACGTAATGGCTCCCGGTCCGCTGCGCGCCGCCGCCGGTTTTCACTATCAGGAGTTCACGAATTTGGCTGAGCCTGAGCAACTCGAACCCGATCCTTACGGCGTGGGCGATCAGAGCAAAGGCGCAGTCTGGGAGGAGTTCATCATTCCCGACACAGCGCAGGTGATTGCTTCATTCAAAGATCCGTACTGGCATTTCCCAGCGATCACTCGCAATAAATATGGAAACGGCACTTTGACGTATGAAGGTACATACCTCACCGATGCATTGCAGCGTGAGATCATCCGCGATGTTGCAAAAACGGCCGGATTAACGGGCCCAGATCAGAATCTTCCCTCGTCTGTGAAGGTGAGACACGGACGCAATGCTCAAGGCAGGCTGCTGCATTATTACCTCAACTTCTCAGGCGAGAAGCAGCAATTCCCATATGCGTACAACAGTGGAGAAGACATCCTGAGTAATCGCCACGTTGCTCCGAAGGAGGCCATTACTCTCAAACCTTGGGATCTGGCAATCATTAGCGAGCAATGAACGGACGGCAATAGGACATGCACTTTCTGTCGTAGCTTGCTACTGCAACCGCGACAACTTGAGTCGAAGCATGTAGCGCGACAACTGCAGCGCTGCGCCTGCAATCACACCAGATAACGAACAGGTCCTTCCCCTCTGAGCATGCGGCGACGCGCTTCGCCCAGCCTGGTGTCCTGTCGAAAAAAGAGAGGCATTCCATGAGGCGTCCACTTCTCGTCGTCATTGCGGTACTTACTTTCAGCTCTGCGTGTTTGTTTGCACAATCGAGCGAGGTACCGCCGATCGATATTTATGGTGCTTATTCGCACAGCAGCAACTTCGGAGTCGGACAAAGCGGCTGGCTCGCGTCGGCTAACTACAACATAGTTCCCAATTTAGGAGTCGAAGCCGACCTGAGCGGCGGATACGGCTCGAAAGACCTTGGCACTATCGCGGTTATTCTGCCCGGAGTTCCGAACACCTTGCACAGCCGCATGCACAGCTTCAATCTTGGCCCGAGGTTTACCTTCCGTCCGTCATCGAACAACAACGCCGATGCCTTCGGCCACCTTCTGTTCGGCTTTAGCCACACCAATGTGAGCGCAACCGGCACTGCCGATTCCGACACATCGTATTCATGGATTCTGGGTGGCGGCGGAGATTACTTCTTCACCGACCATTTCGGCGGACGCGCGCAGATCGATCTGCTGCGCACCAACTTCTTCAATCATGGAGACAATCACGCGCGTGTGGCGCTTGGCGTGGTTTACCGGTTTGGAACGAGTCGGTAGGGAGCACACGAGGGCATTTTTTGCCTCGTCGTCCGAGAAGCAACTGTGATCCCTCGCACAGCCGCGAAGGCGTAATTCGATTCTGAAGGCTTGGTTTTGCTGTGCGGGGGACCTGCTTTCGGCTGAGTAGTCGAACAGCGGGTCCCCCGCACCGCAACTACAAACTCTGAAATTAGCGAGTGCATAGCTGCGGTGCGAGGGATGACAGTTCGTTTACTACTCTGCTGTTTAACTCATTCAGCAGGCCCTTCGAAGCATTCGAAATTCAGCAGCCGCACAAACCGCAGCTGCCCCATCGCGTAGCACCCCAGCAATCGTAAAATCGGCGATCGCCGGGGACCCTGCCTACCGGCGCCGGTTCCGTTATTTCGGGTTCTCCTGCGCCATCGGCGATGCTGTCGGATTCTGCGCAGCTCCTTGCGGAGTCTGTTGCTGCTGTGTCGGCGTGGTATCAGTGCGGGGTGTCACGTAGGGCACGATCGGCTGCTTGGTGACAACACCGTTGAACGCGTCCTCGAGCACAATGCCATTGCGCGTCAGCGTGTAGCCGGTCACGCGATCCAGCTCCACGCGCGATTTCTCGTAAGCTGTGCGTGCCGCCACGAGATTGCTGTCGGCCGTAGCCAGATCGGTCTCGGTCTGCAGCACGTTGATGTTGGTCGAGGCCCCGAGAGCATACTTCTTCTGCTCGGCGTCGAGACTCTGCTGGGCAAGCTCGAGCGCCTTTTCGGCAGCTTCGACCTGAGCGCGATCCTGCTGCACGGTGAACTGCGCCTGGCGGACTTGAATCGCAACCTGATTCTGCAATTGCTGTAACTGCATCTGTGCCTGGCGAAGCTCGAGTTCCGACCGCATCTGGTCAGCCTGGGCTGAGCGGTTCCGAATCGGGATGTTGATCGAGAGTCCCAGGCCTTTATCGGGAGCGCTGCTGTTGAACAAGTTGCCGACTGTACTACCGTATCCATTGGATGGCAGTGTTCCCGCCGGCGTACAGAAAAGTGGGTTCACGCCTGGAGATCCACAAGTAGCCAAGGGATTCTGCTCTCCACCGAGCGCTGTGGCGCCGTAAAAAGCCACAAGGTCGACTGAGGGAAGCAGGCCATTGGCCGCGGCTTTGCGGTTGATTTCCGAGTTCGTCAGATTGATGCGGGCGCTGGCCAGGTCAGGACGATGAGATAGCGCATCGTTAATCAGATCCTGGATGGGAGTGACTGGTTCTTCTGCCGGCATTGCAACTGTGTCGGTAGGAATCACCGGAGCCGCCGCCAAAATTGGGTCCGACAAAGTGCGTGAGAGCGCGTTCTTCATGAGAAGCTGCTCCAGTTGCAGGTTGGTTTGCGCGACAATCAAAGCCTGCTGATTC
It contains:
- a CDS encoding beta-galactosidase, which produces MKPKMLLSCSVVSVFVSVLSSVGYAQGQTPRQPASFAPDKMDNVLYGVAYYPEYMPYDRLDTDVELMRKAGISIVRVGESTWSSWEPRDGDFQFAWMQRVLDRLHQAGIKAILGTPTYSIPTWLYKEHPEIAVTHETGSAPPLRDPYYPTYPPSGPPGWYGPRQNYDFLNPYFREKAERVIRQIVSHFKDHPAVIGYQIDNETFPTGIPTPYMNAAFLDRLKRKYKTPETINKIWGLVYWGQLVDSWEDLPPRNGILNPGYKLEWEDFQHDVVTDYLAWQAKIVNEYKRSDQFITQDFSGGVHTNLDQWAIARNLDIVAENPYFETQARLNGRAIWMAGDLGRSLKHTNYLVTETNAQTIGWDSRAQYPQYPGQLRLVVYTHLAAGANMVEYWHWHSLHYGQETYWKGVLSHDLEPNRTYREVSEVAGELKRVGPQLVDLKKDNKVGIFLSVDSANALSYMPVGDHVDYMTVLRQMYNALYDLNIEPDFVQAGDPNLGRYRVLLVPPLYSASDEILQQLVKYVQDGGQVIMSFKSGFTNQYSTVRDVMAPGPLRAAAGFHYQEFTNLAEPEQLEPDPYGVGDQSKGAVWEEFIIPDTAQVIASFKDPYWHFPAITRNKYGNGTLTYEGTYLTDALQREIIRDVAKTAGLTGPDQNLPSSVKVRHGRNAQGRLLHYYLNFSGEKQQFPYAYNSGEDILSNRHVAPKEAITLKPWDLAIISEQ
- a CDS encoding outer membrane beta-barrel protein, which gives rise to MRRPLLVVIAVLTFSSACLFAQSSEVPPIDIYGAYSHSSNFGVGQSGWLASANYNIVPNLGVEADLSGGYGSKDLGTIAVILPGVPNTLHSRMHSFNLGPRFTFRPSSNNNADAFGHLLFGFSHTNVSATGTADSDTSYSWILGGGGDYFFTDHFGGRAQIDLLRTNFFNHGDNHARVALGVVYRFGTSR